GACCAGCTTGCCAAGGCGCTCGAAGCGGCCTGGGCGGTGGACGCCGCATGGGTCGCCAAGTGCGCGATCTATGCTCGCCAGTCGGGCGCGATGAAGGACATGCCGGCATTGCTCACTGCAGTGCTGTCGATGTCCGATCCGGACCTGATGGTCCCGGTGTTCAAGCGCGTGATCGATAACGGGCGCATGCTGCGCAACTTCGTGCAGATCATGCGTTCGGGCCAGATCGGGCGGACTTCGCTCGGCTCGCGTCCGAAGCGGCTGGTGCGTGTATGGTTGGAAAATGCCTCGACCCGCCAGCTGATGCAGGCGGCGACGGGCAATGATCCGAGCCTGGCGGATATCGTGAAGATGGTTCATCCGGCTCCGGCTTCGGCCGAGCGGCGTGCCTTCTACGGCTGGCTGATTGGCAAGCCCTACGATGTCGCCGCGTTGCCGAAGGAGATTGCCGATTTCGAAGCATGGAAGGCGGAGCCCTCGCGGCCCCTGCCCGATGTGCCCTTCGAGTGGCTGACCGCCTTCGATCTCGCGGCAAAGCAGTGGGCTGTGCTGGCAGAACGCATCGGGTGGCAGGCGTTGCGGATGAACCTGAACACGCTGGCGCGTAAGGGAGTGTTCCAGATCGACGGAGTGACCGAGATGGTTGCTGCCCGGCTGGCCGATCCCGATGCCATCGCCCGCGTGAGGCCGATGCCCTACCAGTTGATGACGGCGCTAACGCAGGTCGGGGATGGTGTTCCGCTGGCCGTGCAGGCTGCGCTCGAGAAGGCCCTGGACCTGTCGCTTGCGAAGGTCCCGGTGCTGGAAGGCAATGTCGTGGTGTGTCCGGACGTGTCGGGCTCGATGGGCTCGCCCGCGACCGGTTACCGCAGGGGTGCGACTTCGGTCGTGCGCTGCATCGATATCGCCGCGCTGGTTTCGGCCGCGATGCTGCGGAGCAATCCGCAGACCCGCGTGCTGCCGTTCGCGGTGGACGTGGTGAAGCTCAAGCTCGATCCCAAGGCCCGCGTGGCGGTGAATGCCGCCAAGCTGGCAGGGGTCGGCGGCGGCGGAACCAATGTCTCGGCCCCGCTTGCCTTGCTGAATCGCGAGAAGGCAAAGGTCGATTGCGTCGTGATCGTTTCGGACAACGAATCCTGGGTCGACCCTGCCCGCTACGGAGCCACGGCGACGATGAACGAATGGACCAGGCTGAAGGCCCGCAACCCGGGCGCGAAGCTGATCTGCATCGACATCC
This genomic interval from Paraurantiacibacter namhicola contains the following:
- a CDS encoding vWA domain-containing protein, coding for MANKTLFSSALSSFGAKFLPRKDTVNEAGGSAYAYGPEALLAQLAATGTLSDGFYADAQDQLAKALEAAWAVDAAWVAKCAIYARQSGAMKDMPALLTAVLSMSDPDLMVPVFKRVIDNGRMLRNFVQIMRSGQIGRTSLGSRPKRLVRVWLENASTRQLMQAATGNDPSLADIVKMVHPAPASAERRAFYGWLIGKPYDVAALPKEIADFEAWKAEPSRPLPDVPFEWLTAFDLAAKQWAVLAERIGWQALRMNLNTLARKGVFQIDGVTEMVAARLADPDAIARVRPMPYQLMTALTQVGDGVPLAVQAALEKALDLSLAKVPVLEGNVVVCPDVSGSMGSPATGYRRGATSVVRCIDIAALVSAAMLRSNPQTRVLPFAVDVVKLKLDPKARVAVNAAKLAGVGGGGTNVSAPLALLNREKAKVDCVVIVSDNESWVDPARYGATATMNEWTRLKARNPGAKLICIDIQPYGSTQAKDRKDIMNVGGFTDAVFGAMARFASNEARDWVEIVNEVEL